The proteins below come from a single Chitinophaga pinensis DSM 2588 genomic window:
- a CDS encoding GAF domain-containing protein yields MAEDLSIVKGDKTAEYQSIIPQIKALVTGEPDLIANLANTVGALKEQFNWFWVGFYLVKGDELVLAPFQGPVACTRIKKGRGVCGTSWAEAKTLIVPDVEAFPGHIACSSLSKSEIVVPVIRNGVVIGVLDVDSELLNHFDETDQQFLEEIVASLDFGA; encoded by the coding sequence ATGGCAGAAGATCTGAGCATCGTTAAAGGAGACAAGACAGCAGAATATCAATCTATTATTCCGCAGATAAAAGCACTGGTGACGGGTGAACCCGACCTCATCGCCAACCTGGCCAACACCGTAGGAGCACTGAAAGAACAGTTCAACTGGTTCTGGGTTGGATTTTATCTTGTAAAAGGTGATGAACTGGTACTGGCACCCTTCCAGGGACCTGTAGCCTGCACCCGCATCAAAAAAGGACGCGGCGTTTGCGGTACCAGCTGGGCAGAAGCAAAAACACTCATCGTCCCTGATGTAGAAGCTTTCCCCGGACATATCGCCTGCAGCAGTCTGTCCAAATCAGAAATAGTAGTTCCTGTTATCCGTAATGGCGTGGTTATTGGTGTATTAGATGTCGACAGCGAACTACTCAATCATTTCGATGAAACAGATCAGCAGTTTCTTGAAGAGATAGTAGCGTCCCTCGATTTTGGCGCATAA
- a CDS encoding tyrosine-protein phosphatase, with product MFFFRKKSDTTNANIPFLAGIETDIHSHLVPGVDDGVQDVETSVRFIETLHELGIQKVITSPHIIIDRYPNSAETLSAPFQTVKEALLAKGSAVSFHHAAEYYMDEYFEELMKSSRLLTLNGELLLVEISFMCAPPQLHQWLFELSAQGYRPILAHPERYNYYHQETEEYRTFKQRGCYLQVNLLSLAGYYGRHIQKAAEWLIEEELVDFIGTDLHHDKHLQAIKAIAKDKKLVKLLENYPFKNKTLTTAAQVIK from the coding sequence ATGTTTTTTTTCCGCAAGAAGTCCGATACAACTAATGCGAACATTCCGTTCCTCGCCGGAATAGAAACCGACATCCATTCTCACCTGGTGCCGGGAGTAGACGATGGCGTACAGGATGTTGAAACCTCTGTCCGTTTCATTGAAACACTGCACGAACTGGGCATCCAGAAGGTGATTACCAGTCCGCATATCATTATAGACCGCTATCCGAATTCCGCTGAAACACTCAGCGCACCTTTCCAGACCGTAAAAGAAGCATTACTGGCGAAAGGGTCTGCCGTTAGCTTCCACCATGCCGCTGAATACTACATGGACGAATACTTTGAAGAACTCATGAAATCTTCCCGCCTGCTCACCCTCAACGGTGAACTGCTGCTGGTGGAAATCTCCTTCATGTGTGCGCCCCCACAGCTGCATCAGTGGCTATTCGAACTATCCGCTCAGGGCTACCGCCCCATCCTGGCACATCCGGAGCGTTATAACTACTATCACCAGGAAACAGAAGAATACAGGACCTTCAAACAGCGGGGTTGCTACCTCCAGGTCAATCTTCTCTCCCTCGCAGGTTATTATGGCCGGCATATCCAAAAAGCCGCCGAATGGCTAATCGAAGAGGAACTGGTCGATTTTATCGGTACAGACCTGCATCATGATAAACATCTGCAAGCCATCAAAGCTATTGCGAAAGACAAAAAGCTGGTAAAACTGCTTGAGAACTATCCTTTTAAAAATAAGACGCTGACGACCGCCGCACAGGTGATAAAGTAA
- a CDS encoding nucleotide sugar dehydrogenase encodes MIAVIGLGYVGLPLAIEFARKYKVLGFDINAARVHELCNEQDKTREADIDALREVLKQGANTDASVSGGLQLSSDKNDLKACQIYIVTVPTPIDQFKSPDLTFLLGASAMLGTVLKPGDIVIYESTVYPGCTEDDCVPVLEAHSGLRYNQDFFVGYSPERINPGDKVNTLTKIKKVTSGSTPEIATRIDELYASIITAGTHKAPSIKVAEASKAIENAQRDVNISFVNELALIFDRIGIDTNDVIEAAATKWNFLKYKPGLVGGHCIGVDPYYLAHKAESLGYHPQVILSGRRVNDQMGYFVASKVVKLMIEKDHKIKGAHALIMGITFKENCPDVRNTRVVDIYHELKQYGLDVTVYDPWADPEEVKKEYGVPTVTKLEGTEVFDAMVIAVAHREFLSFDFKKFGSSNAVIFDTKACIDRDLVDGRL; translated from the coding sequence ATGATAGCAGTTATCGGCTTAGGCTATGTGGGCCTCCCCCTTGCAATTGAGTTTGCCAGAAAGTATAAAGTGCTGGGCTTTGATATCAACGCTGCGCGCGTCCATGAACTGTGCAACGAACAGGATAAAACCCGTGAAGCCGACATAGATGCCCTCCGCGAAGTACTGAAACAAGGAGCCAATACAGACGCCTCCGTCTCCGGCGGACTACAGCTTTCTTCCGATAAAAATGACCTGAAAGCCTGTCAGATATACATCGTTACCGTTCCCACTCCCATAGACCAGTTCAAATCACCCGATCTCACCTTCCTGCTGGGCGCCTCCGCCATGCTGGGCACCGTACTCAAACCAGGTGATATCGTTATTTATGAATCCACCGTATATCCGGGATGTACAGAAGATGACTGCGTACCTGTACTGGAAGCACATTCCGGCCTACGTTACAACCAGGACTTTTTTGTAGGTTATTCGCCCGAAAGGATTAACCCCGGTGATAAAGTCAATACCCTCACAAAGATCAAAAAAGTAACCAGCGGCTCCACTCCGGAAATAGCAACCCGTATCGACGAACTATACGCTTCCATCATCACTGCCGGTACGCATAAAGCCCCCAGCATTAAAGTAGCAGAAGCCTCCAAAGCCATCGAAAATGCGCAACGCGACGTCAATATTTCCTTTGTGAATGAACTGGCCCTGATCTTCGACCGTATCGGTATCGATACCAACGATGTCATCGAAGCAGCCGCTACTAAATGGAACTTTTTGAAATATAAACCCGGTCTGGTCGGTGGACACTGTATCGGTGTAGATCCTTATTACCTGGCACATAAAGCCGAGTCATTAGGATACCATCCACAGGTTATTCTCTCCGGCAGACGCGTCAATGACCAGATGGGTTACTTCGTAGCCAGTAAGGTGGTTAAACTCATGATCGAAAAAGATCATAAGATTAAGGGCGCTCATGCCCTGATCATGGGAATCACATTTAAGGAGAATTGTCCTGATGTCCGGAATACGCGTGTTGTTGACATTTACCATGAATTGAAGCAATACGGACTTGATGTTACGGTGTATGATCCATGGGCAGATCCGGAGGAAGTGAAAAAAGAATATGGCGTGCCTACTGTCACTAAACTGGAAGGAACGGAAGTCTTTGACGCCATGGTGATTGCGGTGGCACACCGGGAATTTCTGAGCTTCGACTTTAAAAAATTTGGCAGCAGTAATGCGGTTATTTTTGATACCAAAGCTTGTATAGACAGGGATTTGGTGGATGGAAGACTGTAA